The proteins below are encoded in one region of Rhododendron vialii isolate Sample 1 chromosome 7a, ASM3025357v1:
- the LOC131331863 gene encoding probable sugar phosphate/phosphate translocator At1g12500, whose translation MVVDGGHSWTTRRGSNPRLEDQQIVDIPSTPTADTRTAGSLLSPSILTAAIILSWYLSNIGVLLLNKYLLSIYGFRYPIFLTLLHMLSCFFYSFLAVNYLRLAPLQPILSRRQLLKILTLSVIFCFSVVCGNTSLRYLPVSFNQAIGATTPFFTAIFSVLITCKKESKEVYLALLPVVFGIVIASNSEPLFHLLGFLICVGSTAGRALKSVIQGLILTSDSEKLNSMNLLLYMAPMAAVILLPFSVYMEGNVAAITVEKAREDWFIVFLLVGNATVAYLVNLTNFLVTKHTSALTLQVLGNAKAAVAAVVSVLIFRNPVTVMGMAGFGVTVMGVGLYSEAKKRSKGTAH comes from the coding sequence ATGGTGGTGGACGGAGGACACTCGTGGACCACCCGCCGGGGCAGCAACCCCCGCCTGGAAGACCAACAAATCGTCGACATTCCATCCACCCCCACCGCCGACACCCGCACCGCCGGATCCCTCCTCTCCCCGAGCATTCTGACGGCGGCGATCATCCTCTCCTGGTACCTCTCCAACATCGGCGTCCTCCTTCTCAACAAGTACCTCCTCTCCATCTACGGCTTCCGCTACCCCATCTTCCTCACCCTCCTCCACATGCTCTCCTGCTTCTTCTACAGCTTCCTCGCCGTCAACTACCTCCGCCTCGCCCCCTTACAGCCCATTCTCTCCCGCCGCCAGCTACTCAAGATCCTCACCCTCTCCGTCATCTTCTGCTTCTCCGTCGTCTGCGGCAACACCTCCCTCCGTTACCTCCCCGTTTCGTTTAACCAAGCCATCGGCGCCACCACCCCATTCTTCACCGCCATCTTCTCAGTCCTCATCACGTGTAAAAAAGAATCCAAGGAGGTTTACCTCGCCTTGTTACCGGTCGTGTTCGGAATCGTGATAGCGAGCAACAGCGAGCCGTTGTTTCATTTGTTAGGTTTCTTAATCTGCGTCGGCTCTACCGCCGGCCGGGCCTTGAAATCGGTTATCCAGGGTTTGATTTTGACGTCGGATTCGGAGAAATTGAATTCGATGAATCTGTTGTTGTACATGGCGCCGATGGCGGCGGTGATTTTGCTGCCGTTTTCGGTTTACATGGAAGGGAATGTGGCGGCGATTACGGTGGAGAAAGCGAGGGAGGAttggtttattgtttttctGTTGGTCGGGAATGCGACGGTGGCGTACTTGGTGAACTTGACGAATTTTTTGGTGACGAAGCACACGAGCGCGCTGACGCTGCAGGTGCTGGGGAACGCGAAGGCggcggtggcggcggtggtgtcGGTGTTGATTTTCAGGAATCCGGTGACGGTGATGGGGATGGCGGGATTCGGGGTGACGGTGATGGGAGTGGGGCTTTACAGCGAGGCCAAGAAGAGGTCGAAAGGTACAGCTCATTGA
- the LOC131331862 gene encoding growth-regulating factor 10-like isoform X1 — translation MESHNQPSKIARLSDHAEMKTMEGSSQNGLGLSLGLNRVSGRRHGCSKSSGFTFLQLRELEHQALIYNYIEAGIPVPFHLILPVWKSVASSFTGLNFLGCSSLYHDYKNSMEPEPGRCRRTDGKKWRCSKEVVSNHKYCERHVNRGRRRS, via the exons ATGGAGTCGCATAACCAACCTTCCAAGATTGCTCGCCTTTCAGAccatg CAGAAATGAAGACCATGGAAGGGTCAAGCCAAAATGGACTTGGGCTAAGCCTCGGGTTGAATCGTGTGTCTGGCCGCCGGCACGGCTGCTCAAAATCATCTGGTTTTACCTTCCTTCAGCTGCGAGAATTAGAGCACCAAGCCCTCATCTACAACTACATTGAAGCCGGAATCCCCGTACCTTTCCATCTAATTCTCCCTGTTTGGAAAAGCGTTGCTAGCTCTTTCACTGGTCTCAACT TCCTGGGCTGTAGCTCTTTATACCATGACTACAAAAACAGCATGGAGCCAGAACCAGGGAGGTGCAGAAGAACAGATGGGAAGAAATGGAGGTGCAGCAAAGAAGTTGTTTCTAATCACAAGTACTGTGAGAGACATGTGAACAGAGGCCGTCGTCGCAGTTGA
- the LOC131331860 gene encoding uncharacterized protein LOC131331860 isoform X1: protein MAKQAHIPFLEEWLRSNSGGSSNIISKGSSSSSARAIIQAWSDLRDSLQHQSFSLLHHQSLKILLNSQASLYVADPQARLLLSILSSTNISLPPETYPLFLRLLYIWIRKSSKPSPVLVDLAIKFLSDLLSTQFDFSKNSFFFSEIVVLLGAFSLASSVSEKSKTLCLELLCGLLEEEYQLIGSSEQHVPNVLGGIGYALSSTGNVYFSRILDSLFEIWNREDGPCRTVSNGLMILHLIEWVLSSSINSNSLERVDVFTKEVLETSNPHHASFATVMAAAGALRVSSRFSSNALRRLRVSAEEKIETVAKGLIPDTGDLSKSGTDPEKSLLLKCISLALARSGSLSFRAPLLICLASALLTEIFPLEALYTRVLKLQPRNLSQLGINEVKEHLDSAPFKEAGAMTGVFCNQYVLADENSQNRVENLIWGYCQDAYLGHRQVALTLRGSNDELLGDLEQIAESAFLMVVVFALAVTKQKLDSKFSREMQMEISVEILVSLSCMEYFRRIRLPEYMDTIRSVVGTVQENQLACILFIESIPPYSELTNQPGSSSSQMTEHAWWKDEVQTSRILFYLRVIPTCIECLPVPVFRKVVALAPIMFLYIGHPNGKVARASHSVFVAFISSGKDSDEDERVLLKEQLVFYYIQRSLEGYPQITPFEGIVSGVAALVRHLPAGSSSIFYTIHSLVEKAHDLCREVMTQENDLWQNWQGELEPCKKFLDLLLRLLSIVDIQVLPSLMKQLAQLVAILPREGQNSVLNELYAQVADSDDVTRKPALVSWLQSLSYICSQANSSSTTSKRVERGEKSAFTRSDDTLCLDRINARL from the exons ATGGCTAAACAAGCTCATATCCCTTTCCTTGAAGAATGGCTGAGGAGCAACAGTGGTGGTAGTAGCAACATCATCTCGAAAggttcttcttcctcttctgccCGAGCCATCATTCAAGCATGGTCTGATCTTAGAGACTCTCTTCAACATCAATCATTTAGTCTCCTTCACCACCAGTCTCTGAAGATACTGCTTAATTCCCAAGCCTCACTTTATGTGGCTGACCCCCAAGCAAGGCTGCTTCTTTCTATTCTATCCTCCACAAATATCTCCCTTCCTCCTGAAACTTACCCTCTTTTTCTCAGGCTTCTTTATATCTGGATCAGGAAATCGTCAAAACCATCTCCAGTCCTAGTTGATTTGGCCATTAAATTTCTCTCTGACCTTCTATCTACTCAGTTTGATTTCAGTAAgaactctttcttcttctctgaAATAGTTGTCCTCCTGGGTGCCTTTTCTCTTGCGTCTTCTGTGtcagaaaaatccaaaaccctgtGCTTGGAATTGCTCTGTGGGCTACTGGAAGAGGAATACCAATTGATAGGCTCATCTGAGCAGCATGTTCCAAATGTTCTCGGTGGTATTGGGTATGCTCTATCTTCTACTGGAAATGTTTATTTTTCCAGAATTCTGGACTCTCtgtttgaaatttggaatagAGAAGATGGGCCTTGTCGTACTGTCTCTAATGGGCTCATGATACTGCATTTGATTGAATGGGTTTTATCTAGCTCCATCAATTCCAATTCTTTGGAGAGGGTTGATGTTTTTACCAAAGAAGTTTTAGAGACTTCAAATCCTCATCATGCTTCATTTGCCACGGTCATGGCTGCAGCCGGGGCTCTGAGGGTTTCAAGTAGATTTTCATCAAATGCTCTGAGGCGATTAAGAGTTTCCGCAGAGGAAAAGATTGAAACTGTAGCAAAAGGCTTGATTCCTGATACAGGAGATTTGAGTAAATCAGGTACTGATCCTGAAAAGAGTCTTCTCCTGAAGTGCATTTCCTTGGCTTTGGCTAGAAGCggttctctttcttttcgagCTCCTCTGCTTATATGCCTTGCTTCGGCATTACTGACTGAAATCTttcccttagaagctctgtatACAAGGGTTCTTAAATTGCAACCGAGGAATTTGTCGCAATTGGGGATTAATGAGGTCAAAGAACATCTAGACAGTGCTCCTTTTAAGGAAGCGGGGGCCATGACAGGTGTTTTCTGTAATCAGTATGTTTTGGCAGATGAAAACAGCCAGAATAGGGTGGAGAATCTGATTTGGGGCTACTGTCAAGATGCCTACTTGGGACATCGGCAAGTTGCTCTGACGCTTCGAGGTAGCAACGATGAGTTACTAGGGGACTTAGAGCAGATAGCTGAATCTGCATTCCTTATGGTTGTAGTATTTGCATTGGCTGTCACTAAGCAGAAGTTAGATTCAAAATTTTCCCGTGAAATGCAGATGGAGATTTCAGTTGAGATATTAGTATCACTTTCTTGCATGGAGTATTTCCGGAGGATTCGGTTGCCAGAATACATGGATACAATTAGAAGTGTAGTTGGTACTGTCCAGGAGAATCAATTAGCTTGCATCTTGTTTATAGAATCCATCCCTCCTTATTCAGAATTAACTAATCAACCAG GATCTTCCAGCTCGCAGATGACAGAACATGCATGGTGGAAAGATGAGGTGCAGACCTCTCGGATCTTGTTTTACCTTCGGGTGATTCCAACTTGCATTGAATGTTTACCTGTCCCTGTATTTAGAAAGGTGGTTGCACTTGCACCAATTATGTTCTT ATATATCGGACATCCTAATGGAAAAGTAGCTCGGGCTTCTCATTCTGTGTTTGTGGCATTTATATCTTCCGGGAAGGACTCTGATGAGGATGAAAGAGTTTTACTGAAGGAGCAGCTTGTTTTTTATTATATTCAGAGATCCTTAGAG GGATATCCTCAAATCACCCCTTTTGAGGGAATTGTTTCTGGAGTTGCTGCCTTGGTTCGTCATCTTCCCGCTGGAAGCTCATCTATATTTTACACTATCCATAGTCTTGTTGAAAAAGCTCATGACCTCTGCCGTGAAGTTATGACTCAAGAGAATGATCTGTGGCAGAATTGGCAAGGGGAactggagccctgtaaaaaatttcTAGATTTGCTTTTAAGGCTCCTCTCGATTGTGGATATACAG GTCCTACCAAGCTTGATGAAACAATTAGCCCAATTGGTTGCTATACTCCCTAGAGAAGGCCAGAACTCGGTTCTCAACGAGTTATATGCACAAGTTGCAGATTCTGATGACGTAACAAGGAAACCCGCACTAGTATCATGGCTGCAATCGTTATCCTACATTTGTTCTCAAGCTAACAGCAGCAGTACAACATCCAAACGGGTGGAACGTGGAGAAAAGTCTGCTTTTACGAGGAGTGACGATACATTATGTTTGGATAGAATCAATGCAAGGCTCTGA
- the LOC131331862 gene encoding growth-regulating factor 10-like isoform X3, translating to MESHNQPSKIARLSDHAEMKTMEGSSQNGLGLSLGLNRVSGRRHGCSKSSGFTFLQLRELEHQALIYNYIEAGIPVPFHLILPVWKSVASSFTGLNSLYTMTTKTAWSQNQGGAEEQMGRNGGAAKKLFLITSTVRDM from the exons ATGGAGTCGCATAACCAACCTTCCAAGATTGCTCGCCTTTCAGAccatg CAGAAATGAAGACCATGGAAGGGTCAAGCCAAAATGGACTTGGGCTAAGCCTCGGGTTGAATCGTGTGTCTGGCCGCCGGCACGGCTGCTCAAAATCATCTGGTTTTACCTTCCTTCAGCTGCGAGAATTAGAGCACCAAGCCCTCATCTACAACTACATTGAAGCCGGAATCCCCGTACCTTTCCATCTAATTCTCCCTGTTTGGAAAAGCGTTGCTAGCTCTTTCACTGGTCTCAACT CTCTTTATACCATGACTACAAAAACAGCATGGAGCCAGAACCAGGGAGGTGCAGAAGAACAGATGGGAAGAAATGGAGGTGCAGCAAAGAAGTTGTTTCTAATCACAAGTACTGTGAGAGACATGTGA
- the LOC131331862 gene encoding growth-regulating factor 10-like isoform X2: MESHNQPSKIARLSDHEMKTMEGSSQNGLGLSLGLNRVSGRRHGCSKSSGFTFLQLRELEHQALIYNYIEAGIPVPFHLILPVWKSVASSFTGLNFLGCSSLYHDYKNSMEPEPGRCRRTDGKKWRCSKEVVSNHKYCERHVNRGRRRS, translated from the exons ATGGAGTCGCATAACCAACCTTCCAAGATTGCTCGCCTTTCAGAccatg AAATGAAGACCATGGAAGGGTCAAGCCAAAATGGACTTGGGCTAAGCCTCGGGTTGAATCGTGTGTCTGGCCGCCGGCACGGCTGCTCAAAATCATCTGGTTTTACCTTCCTTCAGCTGCGAGAATTAGAGCACCAAGCCCTCATCTACAACTACATTGAAGCCGGAATCCCCGTACCTTTCCATCTAATTCTCCCTGTTTGGAAAAGCGTTGCTAGCTCTTTCACTGGTCTCAACT TCCTGGGCTGTAGCTCTTTATACCATGACTACAAAAACAGCATGGAGCCAGAACCAGGGAGGTGCAGAAGAACAGATGGGAAGAAATGGAGGTGCAGCAAAGAAGTTGTTTCTAATCACAAGTACTGTGAGAGACATGTGAACAGAGGCCGTCGTCGCAGTTGA
- the LOC131331860 gene encoding uncharacterized protein LOC131331860 isoform X2, which translates to MAKQAHIPFLEEWLRSNSGGSSNIISKGSSSSSARAIIQAWSDLRDSLQHQSFSLLHHQSLKILLNSQASLYVADPQARLLLSILSSTNISLPPETYPLFLRLLYIWIRKSSKPSPVLVDLAIKFLSDLLSTQFDFSKNSFFFSEIVVLLGAFSLASSVSEKSKTLCLELLCGLLEEEYQLIGSSEQHVPNVLGGIGYALSSTGNVYFSRILDSLFEIWNREDGPCRTVSNGLMILHLIEWVLSSSINSNSLERVDVFTKEVLETSNPHHASFATVMAAAGALRVSSRFSSNALRRLRVSAEEKIETVAKGLIPDTGDLSKSGTDPEKSLLLKCISLALARSGSLSFRAPLLICLASALLTEIFPLEALYTRVLKLQPRNLSQLGINEVKEHLDSAPFKEAGAMTGVFCNQYVLADENSQNRVENLIWGYCQDAYLGHRQVALTLRGSNDELLGDLEQIAESAFLMVVVFALAVTKQKLDSKFSREMQMEISVEILVSLSCMEYFRRIRLPEYMDTIRSVVGTVQENQLACILFIESIPPYSELTNQPGSSSSQMTEHAWWKDEVQTSRILFYLRVIPTCIECLPVPVFRKVVALAPIIYIGHPNGKVARASHSVFVAFISSGKDSDEDERVLLKEQLVFYYIQRSLEGYPQITPFEGIVSGVAALVRHLPAGSSSIFYTIHSLVEKAHDLCREVMTQENDLWQNWQGELEPCKKFLDLLLRLLSIVDIQVLPSLMKQLAQLVAILPREGQNSVLNELYAQVADSDDVTRKPALVSWLQSLSYICSQANSSSTTSKRVERGEKSAFTRSDDTLCLDRINARL; encoded by the exons ATGGCTAAACAAGCTCATATCCCTTTCCTTGAAGAATGGCTGAGGAGCAACAGTGGTGGTAGTAGCAACATCATCTCGAAAggttcttcttcctcttctgccCGAGCCATCATTCAAGCATGGTCTGATCTTAGAGACTCTCTTCAACATCAATCATTTAGTCTCCTTCACCACCAGTCTCTGAAGATACTGCTTAATTCCCAAGCCTCACTTTATGTGGCTGACCCCCAAGCAAGGCTGCTTCTTTCTATTCTATCCTCCACAAATATCTCCCTTCCTCCTGAAACTTACCCTCTTTTTCTCAGGCTTCTTTATATCTGGATCAGGAAATCGTCAAAACCATCTCCAGTCCTAGTTGATTTGGCCATTAAATTTCTCTCTGACCTTCTATCTACTCAGTTTGATTTCAGTAAgaactctttcttcttctctgaAATAGTTGTCCTCCTGGGTGCCTTTTCTCTTGCGTCTTCTGTGtcagaaaaatccaaaaccctgtGCTTGGAATTGCTCTGTGGGCTACTGGAAGAGGAATACCAATTGATAGGCTCATCTGAGCAGCATGTTCCAAATGTTCTCGGTGGTATTGGGTATGCTCTATCTTCTACTGGAAATGTTTATTTTTCCAGAATTCTGGACTCTCtgtttgaaatttggaatagAGAAGATGGGCCTTGTCGTACTGTCTCTAATGGGCTCATGATACTGCATTTGATTGAATGGGTTTTATCTAGCTCCATCAATTCCAATTCTTTGGAGAGGGTTGATGTTTTTACCAAAGAAGTTTTAGAGACTTCAAATCCTCATCATGCTTCATTTGCCACGGTCATGGCTGCAGCCGGGGCTCTGAGGGTTTCAAGTAGATTTTCATCAAATGCTCTGAGGCGATTAAGAGTTTCCGCAGAGGAAAAGATTGAAACTGTAGCAAAAGGCTTGATTCCTGATACAGGAGATTTGAGTAAATCAGGTACTGATCCTGAAAAGAGTCTTCTCCTGAAGTGCATTTCCTTGGCTTTGGCTAGAAGCggttctctttcttttcgagCTCCTCTGCTTATATGCCTTGCTTCGGCATTACTGACTGAAATCTttcccttagaagctctgtatACAAGGGTTCTTAAATTGCAACCGAGGAATTTGTCGCAATTGGGGATTAATGAGGTCAAAGAACATCTAGACAGTGCTCCTTTTAAGGAAGCGGGGGCCATGACAGGTGTTTTCTGTAATCAGTATGTTTTGGCAGATGAAAACAGCCAGAATAGGGTGGAGAATCTGATTTGGGGCTACTGTCAAGATGCCTACTTGGGACATCGGCAAGTTGCTCTGACGCTTCGAGGTAGCAACGATGAGTTACTAGGGGACTTAGAGCAGATAGCTGAATCTGCATTCCTTATGGTTGTAGTATTTGCATTGGCTGTCACTAAGCAGAAGTTAGATTCAAAATTTTCCCGTGAAATGCAGATGGAGATTTCAGTTGAGATATTAGTATCACTTTCTTGCATGGAGTATTTCCGGAGGATTCGGTTGCCAGAATACATGGATACAATTAGAAGTGTAGTTGGTACTGTCCAGGAGAATCAATTAGCTTGCATCTTGTTTATAGAATCCATCCCTCCTTATTCAGAATTAACTAATCAACCAG GATCTTCCAGCTCGCAGATGACAGAACATGCATGGTGGAAAGATGAGGTGCAGACCTCTCGGATCTTGTTTTACCTTCGGGTGATTCCAACTTGCATTGAATGTTTACCTGTCCCTGTATTTAGAAAGGTGGTTGCACTTGCACCAATTAT ATATATCGGACATCCTAATGGAAAAGTAGCTCGGGCTTCTCATTCTGTGTTTGTGGCATTTATATCTTCCGGGAAGGACTCTGATGAGGATGAAAGAGTTTTACTGAAGGAGCAGCTTGTTTTTTATTATATTCAGAGATCCTTAGAG GGATATCCTCAAATCACCCCTTTTGAGGGAATTGTTTCTGGAGTTGCTGCCTTGGTTCGTCATCTTCCCGCTGGAAGCTCATCTATATTTTACACTATCCATAGTCTTGTTGAAAAAGCTCATGACCTCTGCCGTGAAGTTATGACTCAAGAGAATGATCTGTGGCAGAATTGGCAAGGGGAactggagccctgtaaaaaatttcTAGATTTGCTTTTAAGGCTCCTCTCGATTGTGGATATACAG GTCCTACCAAGCTTGATGAAACAATTAGCCCAATTGGTTGCTATACTCCCTAGAGAAGGCCAGAACTCGGTTCTCAACGAGTTATATGCACAAGTTGCAGATTCTGATGACGTAACAAGGAAACCCGCACTAGTATCATGGCTGCAATCGTTATCCTACATTTGTTCTCAAGCTAACAGCAGCAGTACAACATCCAAACGGGTGGAACGTGGAGAAAAGTCTGCTTTTACGAGGAGTGACGATACATTATGTTTGGATAGAATCAATGCAAGGCTCTGA